The genomic stretch CGTGATCACGTTTTCCAATTTGCGAACCAATACTTGCCAACGATGCTTTTGTGAATTTCTTCGCGAAAAACATAGCCAATTGTCTTGCTTGTACAATGTGACGTTTACGTGTTTTAGATTGCAACGTAGAAACGTCCATTTGGAAATAATCTGAAACGACTTTTTGAATATAATCGATTGAAACTTCTCGTTTTGTATTCTTTACGAATTTTTCAACGACTTGTTTCGCCAATTCAATCGTCACTTCTTTTTTGTTGAATGATGATTGCGCGATCAATGAAATAATTGCGCCTTCTAATTCGCGTACATTCGATTTGATGTGCTTCGCAACATATTCTATAATATCATCAGGCATTTCTACACCATCACGATAAAGTTTGTTTTTTACAATAGAAACACGTGTTTCAAAATCAGGAGTTTGTAACTCGGCAGAAAGTCCCCATTTGAAACGAGATAATAAGCGTTGCTCAATATCTTGCATGTCCACAGGTGCTTTGTCAGATGTTAGAATGACTTGCTTTCCGTTTTGGTGTAAGTGATTGAAAATGTGGAAGAAAACATCTTGTGTTCCCGATTTTCCAGAGAAAAACTGAACATCATCTATAATTAAAACATCTATCAATTGATAAAAATGTATAAAATCGTTTCGTGTATTCTTCTTTACAGATTCTATGTATTGTTGTGTAAATTTCTCCGCAGAGATATATAAAACCGTCTTTTCAGGGTATTTGTCTTTGATTTCAACACCAATTGCGTGTGCAAGATGTGTTTTTCCTAATCCAACACCACCAAAAATTAATAGTGGATTAAACGACGTTCCTCCAGGTTTGTTGGCAACTGCCATTCCTGCAGATCTGGCCAAACGGTTAGAATCGCCTTCAAGGAAATTGTCGAAATTATAATTTGGATTTAGCTGAGATTCAATTTTCACATTTCTGATACCAGGAATGATAAACGGATTTTTCAGTTCGGGACTTTTATTTTTGGTTGGCACATCAATTTCTTGTGCTCTTAGACCGCTACGATTAGAACTTGGAATTTTTTCTGTAAACGGTTTCTTATTGCCGTATGTATTTTCCATCTTAATAATGTACACCAATCGTGCTGTATTTCCTAATTCTTTAACTAGAGCAACTTTTAATAACTTTACGTAATGCTCTTCTAACCATTCATAAAAAAACTTGCTAGGTACTTGAATGCTTAGCGCTTTATTTGCTAACTTTACAGGCATTATAGGCTCAAACCAAGTTTTATATGCTTGCGGTTGAATGTTGTCTTTTATGAAAGACAGACAGTTATCCCATACTGATTGCGCAGTTACACTCATTTATTACTGTTAAAATTGTTAGTTCTAGGTTGGAAAAAAAAGAGAAAATTCGGGGTTTTCTCGTTTCACTTTTTAGCGTTCACAAATATGTGAAAAAAAAAGTGAAAAAAAAATTAGTAGGCTATTGAATTTGTGAAATTTTTTTCGCATGCTAGGAAACAATTTCTTTACAATTAGTTAACACGTTAAATATACATAAAATACTTTGAGAAGTCACGAAATAAATGTAAGAATTAGATATGCCGAAACCGACCAAATGGGCGTTGTTTATCACGGTAACTATGTGCAATTCATAGAAATGGGGCGAACTGAGTGGTTACGCGTTTTAGGAATTTCATATAAAGAAATGGAAGAAGCTGGTGTAATGCTTCCTGTAATTTCAATTACGATGAATTATAAGAAATCTGCGTATTACGATGATGTACTGACGATTAGAACAACGCTTAAAAAATTACCGTCTGTTAAGATTGAATTTGACTTCGAAATTTTGAACGAAAAAGAGGAAATTATTACTGTCGGAAGCACCGTTTTGGCATTCATTAATATGAAGACGAAAAGACCAATGAAATGTCCTGCGCATTTGATCGAAAAATTATCGACGATTGACTTTTGATTGATTGAAAAATTTATCATTCATCATGACTTTTTTAATATTGGAACCTCTAATTTTTAAAAGTTTACAATTTCGGAAACATTATGTGTTTATATTATAAATTTCGGAAACAATTCCGTATCTTCACTTCATGGTAATTATTGAAACTGTAACAGGAAAATCACATCGTGTGGAAATATCACTTGTTGACACTAAAGATTATCAAAATTTAACTAAAAAACGCTATTTCTTTGATTGGAAAGAAGAGAAACTTTTTGAAGTATATAAACTGTGCCTTGTTGGTAGTAATGAAATATTAGGACTAATTTCATTACAACGAATGCCTTCCGAATGGAGAATACACATACGTTTGCTTACCGTTTCGATTGAAAATCAAGGAAAAAAGAAGCTTTACAATAACATTGTGGGAAACTTATTAGCGCATGCTGCAAAAATTGCAATATTCGATTATGCTGAATTGGCGTGTGTTTCTTTAAGACCAAAAACTGAAATAGCGAAACATTATATTGATACATATAATATGATGGTAACAGGATTGACGTTGAGTATAGAAGTACCCGAAATATTAAACTTGATAAACAAATTTGATCATGACTAACGCAGAATATAAAGATTCAAATAGCCCAGAATTTGCTGTAGATTCTCGGTATACTTCAAACAAAGCATATCAATCAGAAGCTACTGCTTTAATGGAAGCACGTTTGAAGCGCATGAAGAATGTATCTAAAAATGATGTCATTCGTGCAAAACTCATGCAGTTAAAGTTGAAAATGGAAGCATTTATCAAAGAACCAATTCATAACAATCGTAATTATTTTTCAGAATTTTTGGAATCGTATGTCGATACAATTTATTCAAGGAGAAGTGTTTTTGCAAAGGATATTGATATTACATCATCGAAATTAAGTCAAATTATCAATAATCACAGAGAACCACAAGATGCTTTTATCTTAAAATTGATGATTCATTCTGAAAAAATCTATACAGATGTTTGCAGTTTTAAGAAAGAAATTTGGTATCAAGTTTTTTTCCATGAAAAGTTATGCAATACGATGTCTACTCAAAAAGAATGGAAATCAAAACTCGAAAATGTGGTGTGTGTAAGTGAGCCTATTGCGAAGTATTCGAAGTAATTCGGAGCGATTGTTCGTGTTTTTATACTGAATCTCCTTATTTCAATTCCTTAACCTCGTACAAATTCTCAAACAATTCAAAAATCTGTAACATCAAACGACTGAATCTGTCCGTAAATGGTCATTCCGGTACTATTTGAAGGTTCGCCATCATCATTCGCGCGAAAGCGAAACGGTTCACTTTTACCAAATTGCCACGCATAACAAAATGTCGCGCGGAATGATGACTTTTTTTCAACGATTCCAATTGTTTTTTACACCTTCTCCGTTTTCTAGTCTTCTAAATAAATCATTAAGTTCTATTGCATCTTTTTGACGTACAGAAATCGTAAATTTTTTTAATGAGTGATGAAACTACTGTTTTTTCATGCATAGATTGATCTGGTAACGGACCAAATTCTGAGCACTGTGCTATTCAAAATTGTGGAATTCGGCAAGCGCCAGCAATTGTTTTAGACAAAGAAGCCAAAAACAGAAAAATTGAAACAATTACATGCTAAATTCACATCTTAAAATAGCTCAAATTTGGCGCAATTTACCTTAAATTTTCACTGATTTTTTAGACGATTTCTTGTTCAGTTTCCAAAACCAAAACATCATATATGCAACTCCAAAAACACTTGGCGTTAACCAACCTGCAATTCCAGGAATGAATTGATTCACGACAACGAATGCAGTTACAGCCGAAATGTAACCGCCAAGCATTTTTCCAATGTGTAGTTTGAGCCAACCTTTGCGGAGTTTTTTAGCGTTTTTAAACAACATGAAATCTCTTATTGCCATTATAATTCCGACTGCGCCAAAAATTGTTAATATAATGTTTAGTCTTCCCGTGATTATGATTGGATAAAGAATCATTACAATTCCTGTAATAATCATTACACTAGCAATTATTTTGTCAATTAATAGTGAAGGATTTGGCTTTTTGAATCGCAATGCGCGATATCCTGTGATGATAAAATAGGAGCTGAATACTCCGATGGTGAATAGAAATGGATTTTCATGTGTTGGTAATACTGCAATTACCAACGCTGATAGTGCAGAAAATAACATGGTGTAATAAAATATGATTCCAGATTTTTTATGATAGTTTCCGCCTTTTTTTGTGATGATGGCGATGAATCCTGCAATGAAAGCAATTCCGCCAAGCGTTGCATGTATGTAAATGAGATAGGTTGCAAATGTGTTCATTGAGTTATTTTTTATCAAATATCAATCGTTTGCAATTGTGTAGAAATTTTTTGTAACTGAGTTGTAGCATTTGATTGCTGAGTTGTTTTTTGTCATATAAATGTCAATAGATACGTATAAACGCAGTAGCGGATTAGAAAGATCTTCATTTGGACTAATTTATAAATATTATTTGAAGTTAAACAGTTCTTATTGAATATTTTCTACTATTGCGTTTATAGATTTTTACATAAGTTTATAACACAGTAATGTTAATACAAATCTTTTCTAAGCCGCACACACCTTTGTTTACAGTTATTTCAGCGGTATAATTACCAGCAGCTGCATTAATGTTTTGCCAGACAGGAATGTCTTGAGCAGTTGATACTTGCTGAGGTACATATGTAGAAGATTTTACAAGCTGCCTAGTAATTGAATATATTTCAATATCAATGTTAACAGGAATTGGCTGATTACTCAGATTTATTGCACGAACGATTGCACTTATCTTTGTAGTGCCTCCACTTTGAACTGGGTTTGGGTCTGCACTGGTTATAAGTGTAAATTCGGAAAATTCACAATCTGATTCGGGTTCAGTTTTTGCTCCACAATCTAAAGATGTACTTGGACTACAAGTATTTCCATCATCATTATTACAACTAATAAGGCAAAGCAAAATGATTGTAAATAATCCCGCGAGATAAATAATTTTTTGTTTGTTCATGATTTTTATTTTTTAATTTATTCAAATGTAGAATACCTATTAATCGTTGAGAAGTACCAGTTGATTATCTGTTGAGTTGGTTCGATTATAGGTTTTACAATGAATAATAAATTACACGTAAAGAATTCCATGAGTATCTTTCATAGTTTTTTCATTCTTTAAATGATTAATCTATAGTAGAGAAGTATAAAAATGTAGAAGTCTAATAATCCAAGTAGTCTGAAAATCTAATAATCTATTTTCTGCCACGAATTCACGAATATTTATTAATTTGTTTATTGGCATGAATTAGTAATTCGCGCTAGCAAAGAGGAAAAGGTATTTATTGCAACGAACAGATACTTTTTAATTTTCTAAATCGTCACTGATTATTTTGCGACTGTTTTTACGTTGTTTCTTGATTTTGGCCGATTTTTCTTTCGCAGCATATTCGTTTTTATCTGATTCAAACCACATGTGACTTTCGGTAAA from Kordia antarctica encodes the following:
- the dnaA gene encoding chromosomal replication initiator protein DnaA translates to MSVTAQSVWDNCLSFIKDNIQPQAYKTWFEPIMPVKLANKALSIQVPSKFFYEWLEEHYVKLLKVALVKELGNTARLVYIIKMENTYGNKKPFTEKIPSSNRSGLRAQEIDVPTKNKSPELKNPFIIPGIRNVKIESQLNPNYNFDNFLEGDSNRLARSAGMAVANKPGGTSFNPLLIFGGVGLGKTHLAHAIGVEIKDKYPEKTVLYISAEKFTQQYIESVKKNTRNDFIHFYQLIDVLIIDDVQFFSGKSGTQDVFFHIFNHLHQNGKQVILTSDKAPVDMQDIEQRLLSRFKWGLSAELQTPDFETRVSIVKNKLYRDGVEMPDDIIEYVAKHIKSNVRELEGAIISLIAQSSFNKKEVTIELAKQVVEKFVKNTKREVSIDYIQKVVSDYFQMDVSTLQSKTRKRHIVQARQLAMFFAKKFTKASLASIGSQIGKRDHATVLHACKTVDNLSSTDKQFRKYVEDLTKKLSL
- a CDS encoding acyl-CoA thioesterase; amino-acid sequence: MRSHEINVRIRYAETDQMGVVYHGNYVQFIEMGRTEWLRVLGISYKEMEEAGVMLPVISITMNYKKSAYYDDVLTIRTTLKKLPSVKIEFDFEILNEKEEIITVGSTVLAFINMKTKRPMKCPAHLIEKLSTIDF
- a CDS encoding N-acetyltransferase, translated to MVIIETVTGKSHRVEISLVDTKDYQNLTKKRYFFDWKEEKLFEVYKLCLVGSNEILGLISLQRMPSEWRIHIRLLTVSIENQGKKKLYNNIVGNLLAHAAKIAIFDYAELACVSLRPKTEIAKHYIDTYNMMVTGLTLSIEVPEILNLINKFDHD
- a CDS encoding DUF2306 domain-containing protein yields the protein MNTFATYLIYIHATLGGIAFIAGFIAIITKKGGNYHKKSGIIFYYTMLFSALSALVIAVLPTHENPFLFTIGVFSSYFIITGYRALRFKKPNPSLLIDKIIASVMIITGIVMILYPIIITGRLNIILTIFGAVGIIMAIRDFMLFKNAKKLRKGWLKLHIGKMLGGYISAVTAFVVVNQFIPGIAGWLTPSVFGVAYMMFWFWKLNKKSSKKSVKI